Within Gambusia affinis linkage group LG01, SWU_Gaff_1.0, whole genome shotgun sequence, the genomic segment TTAAAATCCAAACTTGGCACCCAATTCTTGTTCTTAAAAAATCTCTTAGCATGTTGAATATATTCACTTGGTTTGGCAGTGAAAGCaggaaaggatttttttaagaaaaaaagatgcagataCTTTCTCTTCTCAGGCTCACAACTTTTTGTATCTTTCTGCATAACATGGGGCCTTCACAGATGAGTAAGATGATCATTTCACAAGCACAATCTGAAATTCtaataatgaaaacagatgCTAGCTTTCAAACTATGTTTCAATAACAAGCTGAGCAACATCTCTGTTGTGTTCAGAGGACACGTTTCATTTCAAAGGAAATTTGACAATTTGTTCAccactgaagtttgttttcGTCAGCCTTGACGTTTCTGATAGGCTCTTCTTTTACATTAACTTGTTTCAAACTAAGGTAGTGAGCAGTTAAAACTTCCATCCATTGTGCTTCTActgtctttttctgcttttctttacattttgcacaCTTTCACCTCCAATAATTCAGAACTCTACCTTAATATCTTCCCAATATTATTTATGAGCTCTAAATTTCCGTTTAAATTGAGCACTCTGCACAGGAAGTGatcttgtttcttgtttttattactttggaTGGCCAGCACCAATAAGATTAAACACACACCAGGGACACATTACAGATTCAAACACTACCGCTAAAGCCGTCAGTGGAGCATTCTTTATTGGTTCTCTAGCCTCAGTAATCCTCCTCAGTGTGATGTAAAACTAAGAGGACTGGGGTAAGGTGACACCCGTGTTTAAACTATTCAAGATAAAAGTCgtggcaataaaaacaaagatttcaaGGTGACATTGCCATTGCTGTCGAGCAAAGAATTTGCAGGTGAAATACAGATCTCAGAGATCTATTGATAAAACTAACATGTTCAGATACATTAGAGagataagaaacgcaattattCTGTTTAATAAATGCAGTATTCTACTTACTTCTTGGAATCCTTGGTAATGATTTGCGATAatccttaaaatattttttcattaacttTTGCAACAGCATAAGCTCAAAAGAATTTGGAGAAAATACAACCTTTAATTTGGGTACATTTATTCACGAGGGGAAAAtactctgacatttttttatttactggtaGAGTGGGTAATATGCTTAAGACGTAAAATATCAGATTCTTTTCATACCAcagcctatatatatatatatatagatatatatatagatatatatagatagatatagagatatagatagatatatatatatatataatatatatatatatatatatatatatatatatatatatatatatatatatatatatatatatatatatatatatatatatatatatatatatatatatagatatatatatatatatctatatatatatatagatatatataaatatatagatatatatagatatagatatagatagatatatatatatatatatatatatatatatatatatatctatatatatatctatagatagattatatatatatatatatatatatatatatatatatatatatataatatatatatatatatatatatatatatatatatatatatatatatatatatatatatatatatatatataagttacATTATGTCTCAATATTCTACCATATTTAATacttaaaagattattttccaTATAATCCTTTTTCTGAATACCATCTATAATGCCAAAAGATAAATTAATGTCTCAATATTCTACCATATTTAATACTTGGCAAGAGattattttccatattaatCCTTTGCTTTATGCCATACCCATCTATACTGTTTGGTGCCAAAAGATAAACTTTTGCTTCATCTGATCAatgaaaaatcctaaaaattttaacaaagaGAGCAATGATCTCTTATCTTTCCTGTTCTGAAGAACCACAATCTAAAATGAACCTGTCTGTATAAGTATTTTATAagttaaggttttaaaaaataaataaataaatacaccagtaagatttttcttacattaattCAATAAcaattgaataaaaatcaattatttctttaaaggaaatttcaattggttttgattttctattgttttttgtaGTCTGAGATTACATTACtgtaataaaagattaattcattttaaggttcTCCAattttgctaaaacaaaattAGCTGCTGCAATACTGCTCCGGTTTATTGTTTGTGCCTTCTCCTGCACAAGTAATCTTGCTGTCATGGGGTCTGCGTCTGCTGCACGACCAGAGTCCCTCTGCACAAGCTTGATGGGAAGTGTAATGACGAAAGCAATATCCATAGAGACAGTTCTGCTCGCCTGCTTACCTGCATACTGACCAGCAGCATCACCAAACTCTGCATTTAATCTGACAGTCAGACTAATCACACTTTATCTCACACCACAGGTGATTTCCTCtcccataaaaagaaaataaaaaaataaaaaacttcagGCTGTGATGTCAGGTCTCATATTCACAGACATAGACACAGCCAATAAGCAATAAACTCATCAATCTTTATGATAATATCATTCTCAAGTGcttttttacatgcattttaaTGCACTCATATTTCTGTCATCTCAATACTGCCATCATGTGTCCAATCAGCCACATACTGAGAACCAGTATGTGGTTCTCAGAAAGATAAATTGTCCAgataaaataagataatttgGATAAATTAAGCAAGCAATTACAACTGAACTTGATTATATCCACACATGTGCAaagggtgttttattttttgcaaaagttttgttttgaactgaTTTAAATTAGTCATACTAGTTATTTTATGTCTTCTAGTTTTAGTTTAGTCAAAAGTGTGCTCTCTCCTGATGGGCTCACCCTACCAAAACACAGGTAGTGATTTTGCCCTACCTGGATTTTACCAAAAACACAGTGCCTTCGCTGCATCAACCCTGAACTCAGACAACATCCTTCATTTGGGTCAGAACAGACAGCTGCATGCTGTGCCACCACCTGTTGAGGCACGGTGCACCTGTTTACATCTGCTGACAGATTCAACCATTGACCCTTTTCCTCTTTCAGTTAAAACTACTGACAGTGATGTCTAAACCAGGAATCGCCAGACGGAAGCAAACCAGCATTAAAATGCATTAGCGTTTCCCATTGTCTTACCTTTCATTTGTGTCAAGTGCACCGTGGATCTCTCTCTGTTAGAAGTCCACTTATCATGAAAGATATCCTCTCCTCGTCCAGCCTCTCCTTTGCTCTCCTCTCCAATTTTTTTGTTCGCTTTTGGTGGCGTAGAGTGAATAGGAGTGCTGCCACAGGTGGCAGGAACTACCCATGCAGACGCACAATGCAAAGAGGGGAGAGGggagatgctgctgcagcagccagcTGTAGTTCAGTCAAACCCTGCAACATGTGGTTGCAGaaactgtttcatttatttcttcctctgcctcctcctcttcatcctcctcctccttgaGAGGAGGATGCAGGAGTTTGAGGttcaaagagagacagagaatcCAAAGCAACCTCCCCACCTAACCCTATTCAAAGCACCATCCCCACCCACTCGTTGTAAGCTCTTGTTGACACTATCAACAATTCAGATATCCTTTTTAATAACGTGCATGTCATGTAGtataacagcagcagcagatgggTGGAAGACAGCACACATCGTCTGTCATGCAACCTAAACGGGCAGGCGGTCGCACAGGAGCGTTTTAAATCTAAAGTGGTCGTTTGTCTGTCTCAGGGTTTCGTGATCACTTTTTTTGATACatctggggggaggggggtttGCGCTGCAACCGTTTCCATGACAATTAATGTGTGTTTGAAAAATCATTTTGGTGCTGTTGTAAATATGGAGATGGTctctctgcgtgtgtgtgtgtgtgtgtgtgtgtgcgtgtgcgtgtttgtgtgcgtgtatgtgcaTGGGGGTGGGTAGCTGGGACTCAACATCCGCCTCTAAATTGGATTAACCTGCAGCCAATGGAACTCACCCCTTTGTCCTCCCCCTCTTTCTTCCCTCAGTGCTGCTCTCGTTTCCTCGCTGTCTCTTTTTCTCACAACCTAAGGAACAACAGAGGGGAATGTAGTCAATTTGTTGCCAGTATTTCTAAAGTTATTCACATTATGTATATGATATGAAGATAACAAAAGTGAAATCATCATCTGTAGGAgctgaaataaagaaagtgcAAGTTTTGGCTTGAAAGAATTATTGGCGCTCCATGAATTGTAAGCTTTTCTTACTTCCTTTAGAGCCTTGCCATGCTGgacagtatttattttgaaatgttgccCTTACTGTACGGTTTTGTTATCTTTAtactgtttttatatgttttatattctATCTTTGTGTGACCCTATTGCTTTGATTTCtctttgatgtttcttcacTTGCTGCTGCTGGAATTTATGCCTTGTTGGAAAATTAGagaatttagtttaaattctattttgcaatttaataacattttaacattttattaaatgttacaatttaattgaaattttacaactttattaaattgtaacatttaataattttataattgttGATTGTAAAATTATtgctaataattttattattaaaatattaataacaatcTTGATTTGAAAAAGTCGAGATTCAGCTTCAACTGTACTattccattttctttactttattgaCAAAGATGTTCAAGAATGGAGGTgtttggtggaaaataaaaaagaaaactgaaaaaattgtGTCCTAACTGCAACTggcattgttattattattggaatATATTCACAGTTATTGACaaggaaatatatttaatgtggAATGTACCACAACTTATTTCatgaaaagtatattttgcCTGAATGCAAATTCAGTATTAATTTGATACAGACTTTTCTACTGATGTCAGGAATGGTAAATTTCCTAATCAGTCTTGAtagaaatttaaatgtaattgctGGGTCCTCCAGGCACCACCAGGGGGAGACTGCATCTTTGGCAACCTCATACTTCCCGCCCTAATAATTCGCTGAccaaaacttggaaaaaaaaatgttgtgatgCCTTCACGTATTACAAGTAAAGTGAGTAAATGTGTCTTTATACAAGCATTTCGCGCGTTTCAATTTTGATCTAAGAAAGCAAATGAGtcagacatatttttttaatacgaAAATGATGAAACCATATTTAAATCAAGTCATTTAGagcaaaagtagaaaataactAAACGAGTTATaacaatttatatataaaaaaacttttttcagaaagatatataTTAATTTTACCTATAAttgttatttgtaaataatttatttggaaTCTATTTAACGCTTTTATTGAACGCCCATTTTTATCGGATTTTAAATTACTATAATGATAATGGGTTTGAAGGCAGCAGTAACCGTTGAGTCTATTTAAAAGAAGGCAGCGTGATCTTAGTGTGAAAGGCTCGTTTtgcttcttaaaaaaattatttcttaaaatggcTGAAGACTCTTGGGCGTTAGCAGTGGACTTTCAAGAGGCGACAACGCCATCATTTCAGGTTAGTTAAATATCTCATTATATAACACCTGGTCGTTGCTCGTTAGCAGATTAGCTTACGGTGTTAGCTATCTAATGCTAATTCCCTTGGGTCATGTCTGACAGTTTCAGTTCTCCAACAAGATCAACAGAATACGAGGTCCATTAAACGTGAAGGAAGACGTAAAtggtaatttaatatttttgtcttcattaaaTTTTAGCTATTTAAGAGAGCTAAATTTCCACTTGCAGGCAATGAAAGGGGTGAAGGAGATGGCGACAAAGTTGACCTGGCCGAACAGTCTTTGCTTAATAAATTGATCCGCCACTCTCTGGTGAAGAACCGGAACCAAGTTGAGGTCCAGCAGGCGGATCCCAACTCTCCCCTGTTCTCCGTGAAGACTTTCCAGGAGCTCAGACTGTGAGCTCTTTGGCGAAAGCCATTTTTTACCATACGGTTTACtgcttatttaattattttgtgaaacCTAACCCTGAGGGCCTTCAATGTTAGGAAACCTGAATTATTACAAGGAGTCTTCCACATGGGATTCAACAGACCGTCCAGGATCCAGGAGAATGCTTTGCCTCTGATGCTGGCGGAACCGTGAGTTTATATTTGTGCTTAGGAAGTATTGTgggaagaaaagtttttttaataagtACTATCTCCAGTTGAAGTCCAATTTGGTTGACTTATTAACAAAAATCCTATCTACTGTTTTGTAAAGGAATTATATGATGTCAAGGTTCACCAAAGCTTTTCTGATATTCTCTTTAATCATAGAAAGTAGTGTCTTTATATGGCTTGTCCCTCCTACTGAACATTCAGTCAATCCATAATGTTATGAACATCAACCCCTGAATATTTAAATCTGGATTTCCCAAGTCCAGTATTCAAGAGCTACCATCCTGTAACTTTTAGGTGGGGTTTCTTctttaacacacctgaatcaaatgaatggcttgttatgcctctgcagagctgagtTACTGCTAGAGAGGGAAGTCAGCCTTTTGACTCTGTTGTGTTGCGTCAGTGATGTATGTAAAAGTTGCAAGTTGGTAGCACTCAAGGACTGGACCTGAGCAAAATCATAAAAGTGAGATCTGGGCTCTCTTGGGAGAGAATATCTGTATTCACAACTATTTGGCAACTGTTGTAGAGAACTGTTGTacaagtgaaacattttaaaaaaaaatcccccagtTTTAAtgagaataatctcaaaatttacagaaacatttgtcatttcatatgaaaaaaaatcaatgatcagtaaaatctgtttcttgTCCTGTAAACCATCAACGCTGTCAAGTGGCTACAGGCACTGTTCTGAGAGAGGCTGCTTAACATCACTTTAAATCTTTCATTTAAGGATGCAAAGGTTCTCAGTAAGGTCTGGATCAGCTCACAACGGGCCAGTGTCACTATTCTTTCATCTTTAAAGTATAACTAACCAGCAAACCAACTTTTTTTGCttagaaaatatctaaataggttaaggcagtggtccccaaccctggtcctcagggACTGTTGTCCTGAATGTGTACTCCACCACAACTGATTCATATGATTGCATTACCTCCTTTGAATTATTGCAATTGCTGCAGAAGCTGGTTAATCATCTGTTCATTTAACccagggaaacacctaaaacaagCAGGGCAGTGGGccctgaggaccagggttggggaTAATTGGTTTAAGgtatctttgtttctgttaaaatgttgatgtttttatgtaaatgtgtttaGTTCTGCCTCACCTGGTCTCGGTGCTGCCCTCTTTAGGTTCAACGGTGGCTAGTTGAACAGTTGAATTTTTCTATTGATTAAAACTGTACAACTTGGGACAACCATGTCAGGGAGCGCTGTGTTCAGGTATAAAACTATCTCACTCAGACAGTTTTGAGTCAGTTGTGAGCATGGATATAAgtggaaaaaacacattcatagggttttgtagttgttttatttattgcctGTTAATTGGTACTATTTGTTTATGGGAACCAAATGGCAAGATGTGGGAGCAGACAGATGAATTGACCAGAGCCAGTGTAAGCAAAAGATCTGAGTGCCctggctttttttatttatttattgtcattttagttCAATGCATATATTGACAAGGTATTAAGGAGCTCTGTTCATTAATCAATGCTATTAAGTTTGGTTTAACATCAGCTTGGCTTTAAGTGAATACTTGTTCTGTTATTGgtgtttgtcatttaaaatgtaaaacatttcttcttcccATGCATGTTCTCATTCTGTCTAGACATCAGAACTTGATTGCTCAGTCGCAGTCTGGCACTGGTAAGACTGCAGCTTTCGCTCTGGCCATGCTGAGTCATGTGAACCCTGACAATACCTGGACTCAGGTGAGCAGAACACCTTCAGAGCATCCAACGCCTCCAGTGCCAGGCGTCTTTAACGAAGACTGAAAATCTCTCTTTTAGTGTCTTTGTGTTGCGCCAACGTACGAGCTCGCGTTGCAGATCGGCCAAGTGATTGAACAAATGGGCAAATTCTGTCCAAATGTGAAACTGGCCTACGCCATTCGAGGGAACAGAAGTAAGATCCTGAAacggcatttttatttttggttgataGGATAAGCTGTGTTTACCTACTATATTTACATAAGTATCTCAAAATGTTCAAGAAATCAATTAAATCTGTCTAAGGAATGAAATCCTTTATCTAAACAGCAAGGAGCTGCTTTATCACATCATTTatagaagaaaagaggaaattttGTTTATCGTCACTTACCAAAAATAAtgacttgagtaattttttggcaaaagcaaaaataaatctttctttCAAACACCTGCTCCCCCCCTCCAACTTTTggctaaaaaaattaattggaccattattttaggaaggtgatgatatataaaataacatttatatacattctttattacatttaagtAGGGACTGAATTAAAAACTTAATTACTTAGGCCCgctaaaatgaaaactatttgaCGAGAAATGTGTATTGTTAAATAGAGAAGGAAGTTAAGTATATTAGAAAGGTTTCTAACGCACTCTAGCTTGCTGTTCTTTATCATCACCACTGATAAAATATCATTGGTGATGTTTTATATCACCACCGATGATGTAAAACATCATCTGCATGACGCATTGTGTTTTCCAGTGGAGCGACATGTCAAGTTGCAAGAGCAGATTGTTATTGGAACCCCAGGCACCATCCTTGACTGGTGCACCAAGTACAAGCTTATTGACCCAAAGAAGATCACAATGTTTGTGTTGGACGAAGCTGATGTGATGATCGCCATGCAGGGTCATCGGGACCAGAGCATCCGGATCCACAGGTGGGTTTCTTCCTGAAAAACCTgatgttgaattaaaaaaaaaaaaaaaacatatctgaCAACTGCCTTCCGTTTTAAGGCTGCTCAACAAAGACTGTCagatgctgctgttttctgcaacatttgAGGACTCTGTGATGAAGTTTGCTGAGCGAGTGATTCCCGATCCTAATATAATCCGACTGAGACGAGAAGAGGAGACGCTGGACACAATCAAGCAGTTCTATGTGCTCTGTAGAGAGAAGGAGGACAAATTCACAGCGCTCTGTAACCTGTATGGGTGTCTGACTATTGCACAGGCAATGATCTTCTGCCACGtaagttatttttcaaataagctttagaaattatttttagtatgTGAaataagttttgtattttttttgcaaaggaaTGCTACTTgttctagttttttttattattattattattattttttttttattattattattattatagtttgATTGCCTAAAAGGTCCAGTTTGGGaaggtgtgaatgcacaatcaGACTGTTGCgtggaccaaaaaaaacaaactctggtccactGACAAACCTAAGTCTCGGTTCAATTGAATTGAACTTTGGTGag encodes:
- the ddx19a gene encoding ATP-dependent RNA helicase DDX19A, with amino-acid sequence MAEDSWALAVDFQEATTPSFQFQFSNKINRIRGPLNVKEDVNGNERGEGDGDKVDLAEQSLLNKLIRHSLVKNRNQVEVQQADPNSPLFSVKTFQELRLKPELLQGVFHMGFNRPSRIQENALPLMLAEPHQNLIAQSQSGTGKTAAFALAMLSHVNPDNTWTQCLCVAPTYELALQIGQVIEQMGKFCPNVKLAYAIRGNRMERHVKLQEQIVIGTPGTILDWCTKYKLIDPKKITMFVLDEADVMIAMQGHRDQSIRIHRLLNKDCQMLLFSATFEDSVMKFAERVIPDPNIIRLRREEETLDTIKQFYVLCREKEDKFTALCNLYGCLTIAQAMIFCHTRKMAGWLASSLIKEGHQVALLSGEMAVEQRAAVIERFKNGKEKVLVTTNVCSRGIDVEQVSLVVNFDLPVDLEGNADNETYLHRIGRTGRFGRRGFAVNMVDSKNSMEIIKQIEMHFNRKITKLDTSNLEEMEKMTI